The following proteins come from a genomic window of Solea solea chromosome 3, fSolSol10.1, whole genome shotgun sequence:
- the LOC131456121 gene encoding sodium- and chloride-dependent betaine transporter-like: protein MTPEETARGASTRSMGPEKGISEDGAHPRAKWGNKMAFMFSAIGVMVGPGTISRFPFYLSVHGGVVFLIPYCFMLYFCGFPLFFMELALGQYTSEGAVTAWRKICPMFEGVGVACQVYVFYIITYFIVIIAWVIFYFIYSFMSPLAWSTCDNWWNSGECKIPTPDWSFINSTITAGDYDPYYNISVESSWPMSADNEFWQLRVIRQSPDFSLGVVHWDMALCLLAAWVICYFCVFKGIKYTGMVVYLTATLPYLIMVIFFFRVVTLPGALSGLEHYFYPNLDVLADINIWLGALTLVMYTVAVSHGVMIALGSYNKYNNDCYRDSYTLFGVTIATNLAFTVVVSSLMGFLAEVRQMSVHEVLATGPGQIFQAIPVALAHIPGAHFWAVLFFLMMFFLNIDTQFLYLEGLVTAVTDMFPHRLRGRREKLTLVIVVVCFLLGLPFITEGGLLLFYLVDHFAMNVTCYFFIACFETVIIGWVYGADRFLDNIEDMIGYRPYPVIKYCWLFVTPLVCGVAFRYHEIFPASFWFEDYEPSLSYTIFGAILMVAPLICIPVYILLTLCRNGNNMATPSSNLRQARPHKPLLSLCKRVIFSAPPTRTVDEGNEKIMMGEPSGV, encoded by the exons ATGACTCCGGAGGAAACAGCCAGAGGAGCTTCTACTCGAAGTATGGGGCCGGAGAAAGGAATAAGTGAAGATGGGGCTCACCCAAGAGCGAAGTGGGGCAACAAAATGGCGTTTATGTTCAGCGCTATTGGGGTCATGGTTGGTCCTGGAACTATTTCGCGTTTCCCCTTTTATCTCTCTGTCCATGGAGGAG TTGTTTTCCTCATCCCTTACTGCTTCATGCTCTACTTCTGTGGCTTCCCCTTGTTCTTCATGGAGCTAGCACTGGGCCAGTACACCAGCGAGGGTGCAGTTACAGCCTGGAGGAAGATTTGCCCCATGTtcgagg GGGTTGGAGTTGCGTGTCAAGTGTACGTGTTTTACATTATCACCTACTTCATTGTGATAATTGCCTGGGTAATCTTCTACTTCATATACTCCTTCATGAGTCCCCTGGCCTGGTCCACGTGTGACAACTGGTGGAACTCTG GAGAGTGTAAGATTCCCACGCCTGACTGGTCATTCATAAATAGCACCATCACAGCGGGCGACTACGATCCCTATTACAA catctCCGTAGAGTCTTCATGGCCCATGTCAGCGGACAACGAGTTCTGGCA ACTCCGTGTGATAAGACAGTCACCTGACTTTTCCCTGGGTGTGGTTCACTGGGACATGGCTCTGTGTCTCCTGGCTGCCTGGGTTATATGTTACTTCTGTGTATTTAAAGGGATCAAATACACAGGAATG gtggTCTACTTAACAGCTACCCTCCCCTACCTGATAATGGTGATCTTCTTCTTCCGTGTTGTGACACTCCCTGGAGCTTTAAGCGGCCTGGAACATTACTTCTATCCCAATTTAGATGTGCTTGCTGACATAAAT ATCTGGCTTGGCGCACTAACACTTGTGATGTACACCGTCGCTGTGAGTCACGGAGTAATGATTGCTTTGGGAAgctacaacaaatacaacaatgaCTGCTACAG GGACTCCTACACGCTGTTCGGTGTGACCATCGCTACCAATTTGGctttcactgttgttgtgaGTTCACTGATGGGATTCCTGGCTGAGGTCAGGCAAATGTCGGTCCATGAAGTTTTAGCTACTG GTCCTGGACAAATCTTCCAGGCAATTCCCGTGGCTCTGGCACACATACCTGGTGCACATTTTTGGGCAgtgctcttcttcctcatgatGTTCTTCCTGAACATCGACACACAG ttttTGTATTTGGAGGGTTTGGTCACAgctgtcacagacatgttcccTCATCGCCTGCGTGGAAGGAGAGAGAAGCTCACCCTGGTCATAGTTGTCGTTTGCTTTCTGCTTGGGCTGCCATTTATCACTGAG GGAGGGTTGTTACTCTTTTACCTGGTTGACCATTTCGCTATGAATGTAACCTGTTATTTCTTCATCGCTTGTTTCGAGACTGTTATCATCGGCTGGGTGTATG GAGCAGACCGCTTCCTGGACAACATAGAGGATATGATCGGGTATCGGCCATACCCTGTGATTAAGTACTGCTGGTTGTTCGTCACGCCGCTCGTCTGCGGG GTGGCTTTTCGGTATCACGAGATCTTCCCGGCCTCTTTCTGGTTTGAGGATTATGAACCCTCTCTGTCGTATACCATTTTTGGTGCCATTCTTATGGTCGCTCCGCTGATCTGCATCCCGGTGTACATACTGCTCACACTGTGTAGG AATGGCAACAACATGGCGACACCGTCCAGCAACTTGCGTCAGGCCCGGCCTCACAAGCCACTGCTGTCGCTGTGTAAGCGCGTCATCTTCAGCGCGCCGCCGACCAGGACTGTGGACGAAGGGAACGAGAAGATAATGATGGGAGAACCCAGCGGAGTTTGA
- the LOC131455814 gene encoding protein mono-ADP-ribosyltransferase PARP11, which yields MLFIPIRAGSQLEAEVNADLAMLAIRSSEEESTEMMEEMDTSEPNWCWFYLAECGVWHMFEIDPSAACSVTSAQIEQCYNRNQRGVMEFHTAKYTYRLDFAVMRQINVTTGKQRPIKRSLHSATGFRFICDNLALPVPCHWERINTDEPYQLIHLGRDTYEFKEVARLYERTMNHPIKSIQRIQNMDLWEFFCRKKTQLRKVKRTLDIEERMLFHGTGHSNIQAICTFNFDWRLTGSHGDVYGKGSYFARDAKYSSKFCHTTGKHNTTLQRHGLAPPIFASEPPYKTMFLARVLVGEYTVGHPLYCRPPSKDASFTNFYDSCVDDMANPKIYVIFDSNQIYPEYLIEFY from the exons ATGCTTTTTATCCCGATAAGAGCCGGGAGCCAGCTCGAGGCAGAGGTGAATGCCG ATTTAGCTATGTTAGCCATCAGGTCGTCAGAGGAGGAGTCCACTGAGATGATGGAGGAGATGGACACCTCAGAGCCCAACTGGTGCTGGTTCTATTTGGCTGAGTGTGGCGTGTGGCACATGTTTGAG ATTGATCCCAGCGCTGCCTGCTCTGTGACCAGTGCTCAGATTGAGCAGTGCTACAACAGAAACCAACGTGGTGTGATGGAATTCCACACGGCCAAGTACACGTACAGACTGGACTTTGCAG TTATGCGGCAGATCAATGTCACAACAGGGAAGCAGCGGCCAATTAAACGCTCCCTCCACTCTGCAACTGGCTTCAG GTTTATCTGTGATAATCTTGCCTTGCCTGTTCCCTGTCACTGGGAGAGAATCAACACAGATGAACCCTATCAG CTCATCCATCTTGGCAGAGACACGTACGAGTTCAAAGAAGTGGCCCGGCTGTACGAGAGGACGATGAACCATCCGATCAAATCCATCCAGAGGATTCAGAACATGGACTTGTGGGAGTTCTTCTGCAG GAAGAAAACACAGTTGCGAAAAGTCAAGCGCACGTTGGATATTGAGGAGCGGATGCTGTTTCACGGCACAGGACACAGCAACATACAGGCGATATGTACATTTAACTTTGACTGGAGGCTGACAGGAAGCCATGGCGATGTCTATGGCAAAG gGAGCTACTTTGCACGGGATGCCAAATACTCCAGTAAATTCTGTCACACCACGGGGAAGCACAACACCACGCTGCAGAGGCACGGCCTCGCGCCGCCAATATTTGCCAGCGAGCCGCCATACAAGACCATGTTCCTGGCCAGAGTGCTCGTCGGGGAATACACGGTCGGCCATCCCCTGTACTGCCGACCGCCCTCCAAGGACGCCAGCTTCACCAACTTCTACGACAGCTGCGTGGACGACATGGCCAATCCAAAGATTTACGTCATTTTCGACAGCAACCAGATTTACCCCGAGTATCTGATTGAGTTCTATTGA